A DNA window from Hordeum vulgare subsp. vulgare chromosome 1H, MorexV3_pseudomolecules_assembly, whole genome shotgun sequence contains the following coding sequences:
- the LOC123427301 gene encoding proteasome subunit beta type-7-B-like, translating into MAGSMELPTKGGFSFDLCRRNAMLEKTGHKMPGFRKTGTTIVGLVFTDGVVLGADTRATEGPIVADKNCEKIHFMAPNIYCCGAGTAADTEAVTDMVSSQLQLHRYATSRESRVVTALTLLKTHLFNYQGHVSAALVLGGVDVTGPHLHTVYPHGSTDTLPFATMGSGSLAAMSVFELKYREGLTREEGIALVAEAIRAGIFNDLGSGSNVDVCVITKGNTEYLRNHELPNPRTFVSSKGYSFNKGHTEVLSTKITQLKLKPEVADGDAMEE; encoded by the exons ATGGCCGGATCGATGGAACTCCCTACCAAGGGCGGCTTCAGCTTCGACCTGTGCCGCAGGAACGCCATGCTGGAGAAGACGGGCCACAAGATGCCCGGGTTCAGGAAGACCGGGACTACCATCGTCGGTCTCGTGTTTACG GATGGAGTTGTTCTTGGGGCAGACACAAGGGCGACCGAGGGTCCTATAGTTGCTGATAAGAACTGCGAGAAAATTCATTTTATGGCACCAAACATATATTGCTGTGGTGCTGGAACTGCTGCTGACACAGAGGCTGTGACAG ATATGGTCAGCTCCCAGCTACAACTTCACCGTTATGCTACTAGCCGTGAGTCAAGAGTTGTAACCGCTCTTACACTACTGAAGACCCACCTTTTTAACTACCAAGGTCATGTCAGTGCTGCTCTTGTTCTTGGCGGAGTAGATGTCACTGGACCACATCTACACACT GTTTATCCGCATGGCTCCACCGATACTCTTCCTTTTGCCACGATGGGTTCTGGATCCCTTGCTGCGATGTCAGTGTTTGAGTTGAAGTACAGAGAAGGCCTCACA AGGGAGGAGGGAATTGCACTTGTAGCCGAGGCAATCCGTGCTGGTATCTTCAATGACTTGGGAAGTGGCAGCAACGTGGATGTTTGTGTGATAACCAAG GGGAATACAGAGTACTTGAGAAACCACGAGTTACCAAACCCGAGGACTTTTGTCAGTTCAAAGGGATACAGCTTCAACAAGGGGCATACCG AGGTATTGTCTACAAAGATCACGCAGCTGAAGCTGAAGCCAGAGGTAGCTGATGGTGATGCAATGGAAGAGTGA